A genomic stretch from Leptotrichia sp. HSP-536 includes:
- the uvrA gene encoding excinuclease ABC subunit UvrA, with protein MKDNKIKIIGAREHNLKNIDIEIPKNELVVITGVSGSGKSSLAFDTIYSEGQRRYVESLSAYARMFIGQMQKPELDSIEGLSPAISIEQKSVSKNPRSTVGTTTEIYDYMRLLWAHIGEAHCPICYQKVEKQSIQEIVDNLVNGRNEKDKLIVLSPVVIDKKGTHKNLFLNLQKKGFQRVRVNGNILDLNDTIDLDKNKRHNIEVVVDRLVVKKDDKEFLSRITEAIETASELSNGKIIANVNGEDNKYSENFSCPNHPDVIFPDVVPRLFSFNAPYGACEVCNGLGSRLEVDENKLIVDENLSINEGGIVFPGATTKKGWNWDLFTAMAKAHKIDLDKKVSELTRKEKDIIFYGSNKKFKFSWSGDSFSYNGNREFEGIVNGIERRYRETASESAKEEMEAKYMTERTCKTCKGKRLKDVVLAITVNDKSIIDLTEVSVVDALKFYENITLTEKQMQIAAEILKEIKERLKFMINVGLDYLSLSRMTKTLSGGESQRIRLATQIGSRLTGVIYVLDEPSIGLHQRDNDKLLATLKDLRDIGNSLIVVEHDEDTMREADYLIDIGPGAGINGGEVVAEGTPKQVMKNKKSLTAQYLNGKIKIEVPEKRRKATKEIVLKNAKGNNLKNVTVHIPLEVFTVVTGVSGSGKSTLINQTLYPELHNRLNKGKLYPLENDGIEGLEHLEKIIDINQSPIGRTPRSNTATYTKLFDDIRDLFAQTNDAKVRGYSKGRFSFNVKGGRCEACSGAGINKIEMNFLPDVYVECEVCKGKRYNRETLEVHYKGKNISDVLDMTVEEAYDFFKNIPTLERKLRTLIDVGMNYIQLGQPATTLSGGEAQRIKLATELSKISRGKTIYVLDEPTTGLHFEDIRKLLEVLNRLVEKGNTVLVIEHNLDVIKYADYIIDIGPEGGHKGGQIIAQGTPEEIIKSRKSHTAKFLKKYLK; from the coding sequence ATGAAAGACAACAAGATAAAAATTATTGGAGCAAGGGAACATAATTTGAAGAATATTGATATTGAGATTCCTAAGAATGAACTTGTGGTAATTACAGGGGTTTCGGGGAGCGGGAAGTCTTCGCTTGCGTTTGATACGATTTATTCGGAAGGACAAAGGAGGTATGTGGAGAGTTTGTCGGCTTATGCGAGAATGTTTATTGGGCAAATGCAGAAGCCTGAATTGGATAGCATTGAGGGGCTTTCTCCTGCGATTTCGATTGAGCAGAAAAGTGTTTCGAAAAATCCTCGTTCGACTGTTGGGACGACTACGGAAATTTATGATTATATGAGGCTTTTATGGGCACATATTGGAGAGGCACATTGTCCGATTTGTTATCAGAAGGTGGAAAAGCAGTCGATTCAGGAAATTGTAGATAATCTTGTGAATGGACGGAATGAAAAGGACAAATTGATAGTGTTATCGCCTGTTGTTATTGATAAAAAGGGAACTCATAAAAATTTGTTCTTGAATTTGCAGAAAAAAGGGTTTCAGAGAGTTCGAGTAAATGGTAATATTTTGGACTTGAATGACACAATTGACTTAGATAAGAATAAAAGACATAATATTGAAGTTGTTGTAGATAGGCTTGTTGTAAAAAAGGATGACAAGGAGTTTTTGAGCAGAATTACAGAGGCTATCGAAACGGCGAGCGAGCTTTCTAATGGAAAAATTATTGCAAATGTGAATGGAGAAGATAACAAATATAGTGAAAATTTTTCTTGTCCAAATCATCCCGATGTAATTTTTCCAGATGTTGTACCAAGACTGTTTTCGTTTAATGCACCTTATGGGGCTTGTGAAGTTTGTAACGGGCTTGGTTCAAGGCTGGAAGTGGATGAGAATAAATTAATTGTAGATGAAAATTTGTCAATTAATGAAGGTGGAATAGTTTTTCCAGGAGCGACTACAAAAAAGGGATGGAACTGGGATTTATTCACAGCAATGGCAAAAGCACATAAAATCGACTTGGATAAAAAGGTGTCTGAATTGACTCGGAAAGAGAAGGATATAATTTTTTATGGAAGTAATAAGAAGTTTAAGTTTTCTTGGAGCGGGGATAGTTTTAGTTATAATGGAAATAGAGAATTTGAGGGAATTGTGAATGGTATTGAGCGTCGATATAGAGAAACTGCTTCGGAGTCAGCAAAGGAAGAGATGGAAGCCAAATATATGACGGAAAGGACTTGTAAGACTTGTAAGGGAAAAAGACTGAAAGATGTTGTTTTGGCGATAACTGTAAATGACAAGAGCATTATTGACTTGACAGAAGTAAGCGTTGTTGATGCACTGAAATTTTATGAAAATATTACACTTACTGAAAAGCAGATGCAAATTGCGGCTGAAATACTGAAGGAGATAAAAGAGCGACTGAAATTTATGATAAATGTGGGGCTTGATTATTTGAGCCTTTCCAGAATGACAAAAACTCTATCTGGTGGGGAATCGCAGAGAATAAGGCTGGCAACTCAGATTGGAAGCAGGCTTACAGGCGTGATTTATGTGCTGGATGAGCCAAGCATTGGACTTCACCAGAGGGATAATGATAAATTGCTTGCAACTTTGAAGGATTTACGTGACATTGGGAACAGCTTGATTGTCGTTGAGCATGATGAGGATACGATGAGAGAAGCTGATTATCTGATTGACATAGGGCCAGGAGCTGGAATTAATGGTGGAGAAGTCGTTGCAGAAGGTACTCCAAAACAGGTTATGAAAAATAAAAAATCATTGACTGCACAATATTTGAATGGGAAAATAAAAATAGAAGTGCCTGAAAAGAGAAGAAAAGCCACTAAAGAAATTGTTTTGAAAAATGCGAAAGGAAATAATCTGAAAAATGTTACAGTTCATATTCCATTGGAAGTATTCACGGTGGTTACAGGAGTTTCTGGAAGTGGAAAATCGACATTGATAAATCAGACACTTTATCCAGAACTTCACAACAGGCTGAATAAAGGGAAATTGTATCCGCTGGAAAATGATGGAATAGAAGGTCTTGAACATTTGGAAAAAATTATTGATATAAACCAGTCGCCGATTGGAAGAACTCCTCGTTCAAATACTGCAACTTATACAAAATTATTTGATGATATAAGAGATTTATTTGCTCAGACAAATGATGCGAAAGTGAGAGGGTACAGCAAGGGAAGATTTTCGTTTAATGTGAAAGGTGGGAGATGTGAAGCCTGTAGTGGTGCTGGAATTAATAAAATTGAGATGAATTTTTTGCCCGACGTTTATGTGGAATGTGAAGTTTGTAAAGGGAAACGTTATAATAGAGAAACGCTGGAAGTGCATTACAAGGGGAAAAATATTTCGGATGTGCTGGATATGACGGTTGAGGAAGCATATGATTTTTTTAAGAATATTCCGACACTTGAGAGAAAATTGCGAACATTAATTGACGTGGGAATGAATTATATCCAGTTAGGACAGCCTGCGACAACTCTTTCTGGAGGAGAAGCCCAAAGAATAAAACTTGCCACAGAACTTTCTAAAATTTCACGTGGTAAAACAATTTACGTACTGGATGAGCCTACAACTGGACTTCATTTTGAAGATATCAGAAAACTGCTGGAAGTACTGAATCGTCTTGTAGAAAAAGGAAATACAGTACTTGTAATTGAGCATAATCTTGATGTTATAAAATATGCTGACTATATAATAGATATAGGGCCTGAAGGTGGACATAAAGGTGGACAGATTATTGCACAAGGGACTCCAGAGGAAATAATAAAATCACGAAAATCACATACGGCAAAATTTTTGAAAAAATATTTGAAATAA
- a CDS encoding lysozyme inhibitor LprI family protein — protein sequence MRKIIFIFMIFSLVSFSKGLGKITGKFVGECGENDREHLRVLENEQRKMDEIYNKLIQKFDKNRKRYSKLKQKLINSQEMWIKYSDEEMRNYGMYRTWYTLCVREKSETEGRISLIQQRILELTNEYKKYLN from the coding sequence ATGAGAAAAATAATTTTTATATTTATGATATTTTCTTTAGTTTCTTTTTCAAAAGGTTTAGGAAAAATTACAGGAAAATTTGTTGGTGAATGTGGAGAAAATGATAGAGAACATTTAAGAGTACTAGAAAATGAACAAAGAAAAATGGATGAAATATATAATAAACTAATTCAGAAATTTGATAAAAATAGAAAGCGTTATTCTAAATTAAAGCAGAAGTTAATTAATTCTCAAGAAATGTGGATAAAATATTCAGATGAAGAAATGAGAAATTATGGAATGTATAGAACTTGGTATACCTTATGTGTTAGAGAAAAATCTGAAACAGAAGGCCGAATTAGTTTAATACAACAAAGAATACTAGAATTAACAAATGAATATAAAAAATATTTAAATTAA
- a CDS encoding class I SAM-dependent methyltransferase produces the protein MIKSYQEINAETVNRWIEEGWEWGQPISHETYLNAKNGNWDVLLTPTNPVPHEWFGNMKDKKILGLASGGGQQMPVFTALGANCTVLDYSDKQLEAEKMVAEREKYEIEIIKADMTKKLPFADNSFDIIFHPVSNCYIEKVEPVFKECYRILKKGGILLCGLDIGTNYTVDEKEEKIINSLPFNPLVNEEQRKQLEEQDCGIQFSHTISEQIGGQLKAGFRLTDIYDDTNGFGRLHELNITSFVATRAIKE, from the coding sequence ATGATAAAATCTTATCAGGAAATAAATGCAGAAACAGTTAATCGATGGATTGAAGAAGGCTGGGAATGGGGACAGCCAATTAGCCACGAAACTTATTTAAATGCTAAAAATGGTAATTGGGATGTTCTCTTAACACCAACAAATCCTGTACCTCACGAATGGTTTGGAAATATGAAAGATAAAAAAATATTAGGACTGGCTTCTGGTGGTGGACAGCAAATGCCTGTATTTACAGCTTTAGGTGCAAATTGTACTGTGCTGGATTATTCAGATAAACAGCTGGAAGCTGAAAAAATGGTTGCAGAACGTGAAAAATATGAAATTGAAATTATCAAAGCCGATATGACAAAAAAATTACCATTTGCAGATAACAGTTTTGACATAATTTTTCATCCAGTAAGCAACTGCTATATTGAAAAAGTTGAACCAGTATTTAAAGAATGTTACCGAATCCTAAAAAAAGGTGGGATTTTATTGTGTGGCTTGGATATTGGAACAAATTATACTGTAGATGAAAAAGAAGAGAAAATCATCAATAGTCTCCCATTCAATCCATTAGTCAACGAAGAGCAAAGAAAACAACTGGAAGAACAGGACTGTGGAATTCAATTTTCTCACACAATATCAGAACAGATAGGTGGACAGTTAAAAGCTGGATTTAGACTAACAGATATTTATGATGATACAAATGGATTCGGAAGGTTGCATGAACTTAATATTACAAGTTTTGTGGCGACAAGAGCAATAAAAGAATAA
- a CDS encoding ABC transporter permease — MNILQQIFNLLQQTIIIAPPILITAVGACISEKSGVVNIGLEGIMLSSAFATAVVNIATGNPYLGIIFGVIVGVLISLIHAVISINLKGNQIISGVAINLFAAAITSYLIKAIYKTAGNTPLAKSLANRPLMIIIIYGVAIAMYFFLYKTVLGLRIRSVGEHPLAADTVGISVYKIRYISVLLSGALGGLGGAYLTAVLLPAFSNNMSAGRGYIAMAAMIFGKWNPLGAILASLLFAFGQAFADVSKTIGLPISQQFLTMIPYVLTLLALVGFVGKSKAPKASGLPYEK, encoded by the coding sequence ATGAATATATTACAGCAAATATTTAATTTATTACAGCAAACAATAATAATAGCACCTCCAATTCTAATAACAGCCGTAGGAGCGTGTATTTCTGAAAAAAGCGGAGTTGTTAATATCGGACTTGAAGGAATTATGCTAAGTTCAGCATTTGCAACAGCAGTTGTCAATATTGCCACAGGAAATCCGTATTTAGGAATAATTTTTGGAGTGATAGTGGGAGTCTTAATTTCACTAATTCACGCAGTAATCAGTATTAATCTTAAAGGAAATCAAATTATAAGCGGAGTTGCAATAAATCTGTTTGCGGCCGCAATAACTTCTTATTTAATAAAAGCCATTTACAAAACAGCTGGAAATACTCCGTTAGCAAAATCATTGGCAAATCGTCCATTAATGATAATCATAATTTACGGAGTCGCAATTGCAATGTACTTCTTCCTGTACAAAACAGTTTTGGGACTTAGAATCCGTTCAGTTGGAGAACATCCACTCGCAGCCGACACAGTAGGAATCAGCGTTTACAAAATAAGATACATAAGCGTACTTCTGTCAGGAGCATTGGGAGGACTTGGAGGAGCTTACCTTACAGCAGTTTTACTTCCAGCCTTTTCAAACAACATGTCAGCAGGACGTGGATATATCGCAATGGCAGCAATGATTTTTGGAAAATGGAATCCACTAGGAGCAATCTTAGCAAGCCTATTATTCGCTTTCGGACAAGCATTCGCCGACGTTTCCAAAACAATAGGACTCCCAATATCTCAACAATTTTTGACAATGATACCATATGTTTTAACTTTATTGGCATTAGTTGGATTTGTAGGAAAATCAAAAGCTCCGAAGGCATCAGGATTGCCATATGAAAAATAA
- a CDS encoding ABC transporter permease, which yields MIKNKIKDFLPSIIAVLIALIIGGIIMMTKGVNPFTAYIDMTKAAFYQTSPRSPFFSGLAKTLFIATPLIFSALATMVAFKAGLFNIGMQGQMIAGGLAATFWAITFRNYVFGNVFAVIIVAVVAGFLWAGIAGLLRAKFGVSEVISTIMLNYIMIEVQNFLLNGPLKDPASQNTQSPRVFEGARLPLLFAKVTKQNLNFGFIIAILLTIGIFFFFKYFKKGYEIKAVGQSDTVAENAGINPRYIMFLAMGIAGACAGLGGAERVLGGASEYTYTELIMGDYGFTGLAVALLGKNNPFGILVAAIFYAALEVGGQMLQQRYQIDKEIVFIIQALIIIFVASENLFKFMLNKKKAT from the coding sequence ATGATTAAAAATAAGATAAAGGATTTTCTACCGTCTATAATTGCAGTATTAATCGCATTAATTATTGGTGGAATAATAATGATGACGAAAGGTGTAAATCCATTTACAGCCTACATTGATATGACGAAAGCAGCTTTTTATCAGACTTCTCCAAGATCACCATTCTTTAGTGGACTTGCAAAAACATTGTTTATTGCAACACCATTAATATTTTCAGCACTTGCGACAATGGTAGCCTTTAAAGCGGGATTGTTTAATATTGGAATGCAAGGGCAAATGATAGCAGGAGGATTAGCGGCAACTTTCTGGGCAATTACATTTAGAAATTATGTTTTTGGAAATGTATTTGCTGTAATAATTGTGGCTGTAGTTGCAGGATTTTTATGGGCTGGAATAGCAGGACTGCTGCGTGCAAAATTTGGAGTGAGTGAAGTAATCAGTACAATTATGCTAAACTACATTATGATTGAAGTGCAAAACTTCTTATTAAATGGGCCTTTAAAAGATCCAGCTTCACAAAATACACAATCACCACGTGTCTTTGAAGGAGCAAGACTGCCATTACTTTTTGCAAAAGTTACAAAACAGAACTTAAATTTTGGCTTTATAATCGCAATTCTTTTGACAATAGGAATATTTTTCTTTTTCAAATATTTTAAAAAAGGATACGAAATAAAAGCAGTTGGACAAAGCGACACAGTTGCTGAAAATGCAGGAATAAATCCAAGATACATTATGTTTTTGGCGATGGGAATCGCTGGGGCGTGTGCTGGACTTGGAGGAGCTGAACGTGTTTTAGGTGGGGCTTCAGAGTACACATATACAGAGCTTATTATGGGAGATTATGGATTTACAGGACTTGCGGTGGCACTTCTTGGAAAAAATAATCCATTTGGAATATTAGTTGCGGCAATATTTTATGCGGCACTTGAAGTTGGGGGGCAAATGTTGCAGCAAAGATACCAGATTGACAAAGAAATTGTATTTATTATACAAGCGTTAATCATTATTTTTGTAGCATCAGAAAATTTATTTAAGTTTATGCTTAACAAAAAGAAAGCGACATAA
- a CDS encoding ABC transporter ATP-binding protein, with protein sequence MSEYILEMKNIRKEFLGGKIVANDDITLKVKKGEIHAIVGENGAGKSTLMKILNGLYSPTSGEIFYKGEKIDIDSPTTAANLGIGMVYQHFMLIDTLTVAENMVLGFEPKKGGVFFDLNTARKQVREVSEKYGLNIDPDAKVSDLSVGIHQRIEILKVLFKGAELLVFDEPSAVLTPQEVKELYEIMRNLIKEGKTIIFISHKLQEVLDLSDNITVIRRGSDVGELKTKEATKEKIANLMVGRVVLFEVKRPDVKLGDVVVKVENLTVKSGGIEKVKDVSFEIREGEVLGIAGVQGNGQTELIEALAGLAKVDSGTYFIDNDELENKTPKLIKEKGLSHIPEDRHKRATIDDFTMEENMALGLQDQYSKGVLLDYSEIEKKTNEYIEKYDIRPTDGKIKFGGLSGGNQQKVVVARELERENKFIIAAQPTRGVDIGAIEMIHNTILNEKTQKKAIMLVSAELSEIMALSDRIAVMYSGEIVGILDRKDATTEKLGILMAGGKIDD encoded by the coding sequence ATGAGCGAATATATTTTGGAAATGAAAAATATACGAAAAGAATTTTTAGGTGGAAAAATTGTCGCAAATGATGATATTACGCTGAAGGTGAAAAAAGGGGAGATTCATGCGATTGTCGGGGAAAATGGGGCTGGGAAGTCTACGCTTATGAAAATTTTGAATGGGCTGTATTCTCCGACTTCTGGTGAGATTTTTTACAAGGGGGAGAAAATTGACATTGACAGTCCTACAACTGCGGCAAATCTGGGAATTGGAATGGTTTATCAGCATTTTATGCTAATTGACACTTTGACAGTTGCTGAAAATATGGTTTTAGGATTTGAGCCTAAAAAAGGCGGAGTGTTTTTTGACTTGAATACTGCAAGAAAGCAGGTTAGGGAAGTTTCTGAAAAATATGGCTTAAACATTGATCCAGATGCGAAAGTATCGGATTTGTCGGTTGGGATTCATCAGAGAATTGAGATTTTAAAGGTATTATTTAAGGGTGCTGAATTACTGGTATTTGATGAGCCAAGTGCGGTGCTTACACCACAGGAAGTAAAAGAGCTTTATGAGATTATGAGAAATCTTATAAAAGAAGGAAAAACGATTATTTTTATTTCACATAAATTGCAGGAAGTGCTTGATTTATCAGATAATATTACAGTTATTCGACGTGGAAGCGACGTTGGAGAATTGAAAACTAAGGAAGCTACAAAGGAAAAAATTGCCAATCTTATGGTTGGGCGTGTTGTGCTGTTTGAAGTGAAACGGCCAGATGTGAAACTAGGGGATGTGGTTGTAAAAGTTGAGAATTTGACAGTAAAAAGTGGAGGCATTGAGAAAGTTAAGGATGTTTCGTTTGAAATCCGTGAAGGCGAAGTACTAGGAATAGCCGGAGTGCAGGGAAATGGACAGACTGAACTTATTGAGGCTTTGGCAGGGCTTGCAAAAGTTGATAGCGGAACATATTTTATAGATAACGATGAACTGGAAAACAAGACGCCAAAACTTATTAAGGAAAAGGGGCTTTCTCACATACCTGAAGACAGACACAAAAGGGCGACTATTGATGATTTTACAATGGAAGAAAATATGGCTTTGGGACTTCAGGATCAGTATTCTAAAGGAGTATTGCTGGATTATAGCGAAATTGAGAAAAAAACTAATGAATATATAGAAAAATACGATATTAGACCAACAGATGGGAAAATCAAGTTTGGTGGACTGTCTGGAGGTAATCAGCAGAAAGTTGTTGTAGCAAGGGAGCTGGAGCGTGAAAATAAATTTATTATTGCGGCACAGCCTACAAGAGGAGTCGACATTGGTGCAATTGAGATGATACACAATACAATTTTGAATGAAAAAACTCAGAAAAAGGCGATAATGCTTGTTTCGGCTGAGTTATCGGAAATAATGGCGTTAAGTGACAGAATTGCGGTAATGTATTCAGGAGAAATTGTAGGAATTTTGGATAGAAAAGACGCAACAACAGAAAAATTAGGAATATTAATGGCAGGAGGGAAAATAGATGATTAA